From the Trichocoleus sp. FACHB-46 genome, one window contains:
- a CDS encoding site-specific integrase, with the protein MVNPEFKEKLQQLNHKLKQANIRVRVVLKGNSLYARATLPPKPNSKKSQPHQQDVTLNLKANPEGLRRAEAVTKKIGAAIELKEFLWTDYSQPTAQKAALKTTAEWWTAFETNYFEHHKRTATTEDSFKNRYRDYVKRLPQDQELTQERLERAIKVTEPDSCTRSRICFAYKALGEFAGIDVTFINKALRGKYSSSKPAYRALPSDTEIMEWFEKIPNLDWRWVYGMLATYGLRPHEVFHLDTSELEQGGIVVKVLPSTKTGYREVQPLYPEWIEQFNLREKRLPKVTGKCNRALGKRVTGAFRAYKTPFPSYNLRHCYAIRCIEFNIAVAIAACLMGHGVLEHTRTYQAWLSKVMQQEMFGRAMNSPTRPQPPKLGAADLAA; encoded by the coding sequence ATGGTTAATCCAGAGTTTAAGGAAAAGCTACAGCAGCTGAACCACAAACTGAAACAAGCCAACATTCGAGTCAGGGTTGTCCTAAAGGGCAACTCCTTATATGCTAGAGCGACTTTGCCGCCGAAGCCAAATTCCAAAAAGTCCCAACCCCATCAGCAAGACGTGACGCTTAATCTCAAGGCGAATCCAGAGGGACTGCGACGAGCTGAAGCAGTAACGAAGAAAATTGGGGCAGCGATCGAACTCAAAGAGTTTCTGTGGACTGACTACAGTCAACCCACCGCTCAAAAAGCAGCTCTAAAAACAACTGCTGAATGGTGGACAGCCTTTGAAACTAATTATTTTGAGCATCACAAGCGTACTGCAACGACTGAAGATTCATTCAAAAATAGGTATAGAGACTATGTAAAACGACTGCCTCAAGACCAAGAGTTAACTCAAGAGCGACTAGAGCGAGCGATTAAAGTTACAGAACCGGACAGTTGCACACGATCCCGAATATGTTTTGCCTACAAGGCTCTGGGTGAGTTTGCTGGCATAGATGTCACTTTTATCAATAAAGCACTGCGAGGTAAGTACTCTTCTAGTAAGCCTGCATATCGTGCCCTGCCTAGTGATACTGAAATTATGGAGTGGTTCGAGAAAATCCCTAACCTAGATTGGCGTTGGGTTTACGGAATGTTGGCGACTTACGGGTTGCGACCTCATGAAGTATTTCACTTGGATACCTCTGAGTTGGAGCAAGGGGGGATAGTTGTGAAGGTTCTACCTTCTACTAAAACTGGTTATCGAGAGGTGCAACCGCTTTACCCAGAGTGGATTGAGCAGTTTAACCTGCGTGAGAAGCGCTTACCTAAGGTGACAGGCAAATGCAATCGTGCCTTGGGAAAGCGGGTGACAGGGGCTTTTAGAGCATACAAAACTCCCTTTCCTTCCTACAATCTAAGACACTGCTATGCTATACGCTGCATCGAGTTTAATATTGCTGTTGCCATAGCTGCTTGCTTGATGGGACATGGTGTGTTGGAACATACCCGAACCTATCAAGCGTGGCTTTCGAAGGTGATGCAGCAGGAGATGTTTGGGCGCGCAATGAACAGTCCCACTCGACCCCAACCGCCTAAACTTGGAGCGGCTGATTTAGCGGCTTAG